From the genome of Methanoregula boonei 6A8:
CAAGGCCTATCCCGACAGACAGAGGGACATCGCGGTAATAGGTGCGCTCCCCCCGGACGATAAACGATCCCCGGGCAACAAATTCGCCGGCCTGCGGGGTCTTGCTGACCTGAGTTGGCTGTGCGCTGAATACATCTGCCGTAAAATGCCCACTCCTCCAGGCACCCGAGTACGATGCGGCAAACTGCGCCACCTCATCCATTTTTTCCGTTTTACCTTTGACGATCACCACACTTGCCCCATGTACGTCCGCATGGACAAAGAGATCGCCGCCGGTCATGTACTTCTTGACCAGTTCCTCGTTCTGCCCGGCGTCCCGGCCGCCCAGCACTACCACGCCGTCACTGGTGATAAACCACCGGAACCGGTGGTACCAGAGTTTTTTCATCGGGACGATATCGTGGCGGATCACCTTCTTCCGGGGTTTTACCGTTTTCATCGCAAGGAGGGCGCCTTCTTTTTTCTTTTTGAACTTCTTGATCTGGTCGTAGTAGTGCCCGGCGTTCTGCTCAACAGTCTCGTGGACAAAGATCTTTACCTTTTTGCCGATATCAACCTCGACTGCGGCCTCACCGGGGAAAAAGGCGGTGATCCGTTTTGCATCGGTCGATGAGGTATCTTTAAGATGATGTTCAATTTCCTGCCAGGAAAGGCGTTTACTTGCGGCGGCAAGGGAGGTGATTACCTGAGAGATAAACGGATAGTTCTCGTAGATCGCTGCCACAACCTCCTCGGCCTTTGCGACCTTCTCGTCGAACTTTTTGATCGCGGCCTCCTGGTACTTCCGGATCCGCTCCCCTTCTGATAGTTTGGGCCTCGCTGCCACCTTTACCTTCTCGGCTTTAGTCATCGGGTAAAAGACTTCGAGCGCGTCAGAGAACCCGGCAAACTGGTTCTCATCCTGCGGGGCATTTTCAGCAAGCACCACCGGCTCGCAGCTTGATTTGGAGATCACCGGGTGCACATGGTGCTCCACCCGGTCAAAGAGTGAGGTCACCGCATCAAAGAGCAGGGCTGGATCTGCCTGTGCGGCAGGCATGGCCTTATCCGCGCCGGCAGTCCTGCAGACCCATTCGGCATACGTACCGCCCAGCATGCAGGCAATCGCAAGCGCCCGTACCAGGTCGCGCTCATCTCCGGCGAGAACTGCCGCAAGGTTCTCCCGGGAGCCGGTCGGGTCAGTGCCACTCGTTGCGTAAACCGCATCGGGAACAATATCCCGGTCCTTGAACCGGTGGTGGCGAAGCGGTTTGATGATCCGGTATGCTTCATCGGCAAGGATCACATTTCCCTCGTCAAAGAGCTCAATGATGAGCCGGTAGGTAAGCGCACCCTTCCCGATATCGAAAATGAGAATCCGTTCCAGACCGTGCTGGCGGATCGCAAGCACCTTACCTCCCGTCAGGTACTTGCGCAGGAACATGGCAAACTGCGGGGGATTCTTGGGCGGCTCGGGAGCATTTTTTACCAGGTGTGCCCGACGCCCGGCCTCGATGAGCAGCAGGTACTTCGCATGCGCCTCCCCGTTTAAGCGGATACCAAGCGTGCGGGAATCAAACTGATACACCTTGTCGATCCAGAGCGGCTGCTTTCCGGCAAGCTCGTACGTGACCGCCCGTACATCGATCCCGCTCATCCCCTGTGCTGTCGCCATGGATTATACCAAGGTACATATGGCTTGCGCACTAAAAAATAAGACTACTGGGTGAATTATTCATGACCGACGAGGTACACGAAGAGGAACAGGTTGCTCTTCCAAAGAAGAAGAAGACCAAACTGGAGAAACAGGCAGAACATATCGTACGGATCAAAAAGACGCTTGTAGCCTGCATTGCCGGTATTTTCGTCGGGATTCTCTCATGGTATCTCCAGGTGACCGTGAAAAATGATATTGGCCTCCTGGCCTTCATGCTGATGGTTGCGGCCATCGTCCTCCAGCGGCACATCTTTATCCTGCTAAAAATTGATTCCACGAAAATGGGGGCAAAGGACTGGTTCTACCAGGCATTCATGACCTTTGCGTTCTGGTTTCTGTCCTGGACCATCCTGCTGACCACCGTATCCCACTGATTTTTTTTAAAAACGAAGATTATCATGAGAATTGCCATTGTCCACAAGGATCGCTGCCACGCCAAAAAGTGTGGAACCGAGTGCATCATCTATTGTCCCCGGGTCAGGACCGGTGACGAAACTGTTAGTATCGGTGAGGATGGCAAGGCACTCATCTCCGAAGAACTCTGTGTTGGCTGCGGTATCTGCATTAAGAAGTGCCCGTTTGATGCCATCGATATCGTGAGCCTTCCCGAGGAACTCGAACATCCCACTCACCGGTACGGCAAAAACGGGTTTGCATTGTACGGCCTGCCCATACCGGTCCAGGGAAAAGTGACAGGCATCCTTGGCGCAAACGGTATCGGGAAGAGTACGGCAGTGAAGATCCTCTCAGGACAGCTCCGCCCCAATCTTGGCAGTTTTGATTCCGAGGTGGCATGGGAGGAGATCCTCAAGCGCTACACCGGAACAGAACTTTTCGATTACCTCCAGACGGTCTCCAAAAAGACTAAGAAGATTGCAGTCAAGCCCCAGTACATCGACTTTATTCCGAAAGTGTTTACCGGCACGATCCGCGATCTCCTTAAAACCACTGATGAGCGGGGGAAACTTCCCGAACTCGTCTCCGCACTCAGGCTGGATGCCATTCTCGAACACGAGATCAACACCTTAAGCGGCGGAGAACTCCAGCGGGTGGCTATTGCCGCATGCCTTGCACGAAATGCCGACCTCTACTTCCTCGATGAGATCACCCCGTTTTTGGATATCTACCAGCGTATTTCAGCGGCAAAACTGATCCGCGAGCTTGCGGCTGAAAAGCCGGTTGTGATTGTGGAGCACGACCTCGCTATTCTTGACATGCTTGCTGATACCGTGCACGTTGGCTATGGCAAACCGGCAGTCTTTGGTGTCATCACCCGGCCCAAGGGCGTCCGCGTCGGGATCAACCAGTACCTCGAAGGCTACCTTGCCGAAGAGAATGTGCGGTTC
Proteins encoded in this window:
- the rqcH gene encoding ribosome rescue protein RqcH, with the protein product MATAQGMSGIDVRAVTYELAGKQPLWIDKVYQFDSRTLGIRLNGEAHAKYLLLIEAGRRAHLVKNAPEPPKNPPQFAMFLRKYLTGGKVLAIRQHGLERILIFDIGKGALTYRLIIELFDEGNVILADEAYRIIKPLRHHRFKDRDIVPDAVYATSGTDPTGSRENLAAVLAGDERDLVRALAIACMLGGTYAEWVCRTAGADKAMPAAQADPALLFDAVTSLFDRVEHHVHPVISKSSCEPVVLAENAPQDENQFAGFSDALEVFYPMTKAEKVKVAARPKLSEGERIRKYQEAAIKKFDEKVAKAEEVVAAIYENYPFISQVITSLAAASKRLSWQEIEHHLKDTSSTDAKRITAFFPGEAAVEVDIGKKVKIFVHETVEQNAGHYYDQIKKFKKKKEGALLAMKTVKPRKKVIRHDIVPMKKLWYHRFRWFITSDGVVVLGGRDAGQNEELVKKYMTGGDLFVHADVHGASVVIVKGKTEKMDEVAQFAASYSGAWRSGHFTADVFSAQPTQVSKTPQAGEFVARGSFIVRGERTYYRDVPLSVGIGLVLEPYAAVIGGPPAVIRSRTKTFAELKPGRFEPNDVAKKVLRQLREKITPEEEKLLKGILNTESVAAFVPPGGSDIAGTP
- a CDS encoding ribosome biogenesis/translation initiation ATPase RLI → MRIAIVHKDRCHAKKCGTECIIYCPRVRTGDETVSIGEDGKALISEELCVGCGICIKKCPFDAIDIVSLPEELEHPTHRYGKNGFALYGLPIPVQGKVTGILGANGIGKSTAVKILSGQLRPNLGSFDSEVAWEEILKRYTGTELFDYLQTVSKKTKKIAVKPQYIDFIPKVFTGTIRDLLKTTDERGKLPELVSALRLDAILEHEINTLSGGELQRVAIAACLARNADLYFLDEITPFLDIYQRISAAKLIRELAAEKPVVIVEHDLAILDMLADTVHVGYGKPAVFGVITRPKGVRVGINQYLEGYLAEENVRFRDSQVVFEKRAHEKGSKREDLVEVPALSKKYDTFHLTVSGGTIRAGEVLGVIGANGMGKSTFAKLLASVEKPDTGSMDSKIRISYKPQYIKADTTVSVEMYLRSCTTKFDSSYYQHEILEPLSLQSILQSPVDTLSGGELQRVAIAACLSRDADLYILDEPSAHLDVEQRVKVTRLIKRHAEGKAVAILVIDHDIYLIDMISERILVFEGEPGIAGTAAGPFEMRDGMNRFLKALDVTFRRDQTGRPRINKPDSFLDRDQKSRGEYYYYAAEDE
- a CDS encoding EMC6-like membrane protein produces the protein MTDEVHEEEQVALPKKKKTKLEKQAEHIVRIKKTLVACIAGIFVGILSWYLQVTVKNDIGLLAFMLMVAAIVLQRHIFILLKIDSTKMGAKDWFYQAFMTFAFWFLSWTILLTTVSH